One Tachysurus vachellii isolate PV-2020 chromosome 8, HZAU_Pvac_v1, whole genome shotgun sequence genomic window carries:
- the LOC132850641 gene encoding uncharacterized protein LOC132850641 — translation MSDYSAIIGLESHGYGAMPRVEETLAGYLSPASPAWRRPALPSKPCRTTSALVGKAYTAAGQAGAALHTMAVLQAYQADLLAELDGREELGPQAISELRRATDLALRATKQTARSIGRSMAALVATERHLWLNLTGIKDKDKSFLLDAPVSPLGLFGDAVNTVVDRHQEVKRQSAAFREFLPRRGEQPGPSSSHSLPPSRLGRPVSVPGPRPVRGEGTLGPLFQPGEPQRSPDARGRGLLGASYSGTPPLLPAPPSLSFRGAVGPVSAPRLCTDLPGLAPASVLFQGTREVCARLLPLSGSLAAWKLLPGVSQWVLDTVERGYRIQFSSRPPGFQGMLPTIVGGHQAVFLQEELCSLLEKGAIEHVPLPEQDSGFYSRYFVVPKKDGGLRPILDLRALNCTLRTYKFKMLTLKVIVSQIRSEDWFVTIDLKDAYFHISILPEHRKFLRFAFGGEAYQYRVLPFGLALSPRTFTKCMDAALAPLRLQGIRVLNYLDDWLILAQSEAMAASHRDAVLAHMRSLGLRLNPGKCVLAPSQRTTFLGVVWDSTTMRAHLSPARVASILAAVKAIRLGRGLSVAEAQRFWLRGAGFHPRRRPLRVIRVTRRGLRTLLLWKRPRFLALGPILGACHRRRTLSTDASLSGWGAALDGRPAQGLWEGPCLSWHINCLEMRAVFLALKHFLPHLKGCHVLVRTDSTAVVSYINHQGGLRSRPLFRLARQILLWAETRFLSLRAVFIPGRVNREADFLSRQVLRPGEWRLHPHVVERIWRIFGRAEVDLFASEESTHCPLWFSLSHPAPLGLDALVWTWPRLRLYAFPPVALLPQVLARVRHDQVNLLLVAPRWPSRVWFTDLVSLLNGTPWEVPVRRDLLSQAQGAILHPRPEMWKLWVWPLRGTSS, via the exons ATGTCTGATTATTCAGCCATCATAGGGCTTGAAAGCCATGGCTATGGGGCGATGCCTAGGGTTGAAGAGACGCTCGCGGGCTATCTCTCGCCTGCATCGCCCGCATGGAGGAGACCTGCCCTTCCCTCCAAGCCCTGTAGGACCACCTCAGCCCTTGTAGGTAAGGCTTATACAGCGGCAGGCCAGGCAGGTGCGGCTCTGCACACCATGGCcgttttgcaggcctaccaggctgacctgctggcAGAGCTTGATGGGAGGGAGGAATTGGGACCTCAGGCGATATCTGAGCTCCGCCGGGCCACTGACCTTGCACTCCGTGCCACGAAGCAGACGGCCCGCTCCATAGGCCGTTCAATGGCTGCGCTAGTTGCCAcggagaggcacctgtggcttAATTTAACCGGCATAAAGGACAAGGATAAGTCCTTTCTCCTGGACGCCCCGGTGTCGCCCCTGGGTTTGTTTGGCGACGCAGTGAATACTGTCGTCGACAGACACCAGGAGGTGAAACGCCAATCGGCGGCAttcagggagtttctccctcGCCGCGGCGAGCAGCCTGGGCCTTCATCTAGCCACTCCCTGCCCCCTTCTA GACTAGGGAGGCCGGTCAGCGTACCCGGGCCCAGACCCGTCAGGGGAGAGGGGACCTTAGGTCCGTTATTTCAGCCAGGCGAGCCCCAAAGGAGTCCTGATGCCCGTGGGCGGGGGCTCCTGGGGGCATCCTATTCAGGAACGCCCCCCCTACTGCCTGCCCCGCCGTCTTTGTCGTTTCGGGGGGCAGTGGGGCCTGTCTCGGCTCCCCGTTTGTGTACGGATCTTCCCGGGTTAGCGCCTGCCAGtgtgctgtttcagggcacccggGAGGTCTGCGCGAGGCTGTTGCCTCTGTCAGGCAGCCTGGCAGCgtggaaacttctgccaggGGTGTCGCAGTGGGTCCTGGACACTGTAGAAAGAGGGTACAGGATCCAGTTTTCCTCCCGCCCCCCGGGCTTCCAGGGCATGTTGCCCACGATCGTGGGTGGGCACCAggcggtgttcctccaagaggaactcTGCTCGCTTCTGGagaaaggggccatagagcatgttcccctcccagagcaggactccggcttttacagccgatattttgttgttcccaagaaggacggggggctgcgtccgattttggacctgcgggctctgaactgtactctgaggacctacaagttcaagatgctcacgctcaaggtgatcgtgtcccagatcagatccgaggactggtttgtgacgatcgacctcaaagatgcttattttcacataagcaTTCTGCCAGaacacaggaagttcctcaggttcgcTTTCGGGGGCGAAGCGTACCAGTATCGTGtccttccttttggcctagccctttcaccCCGTACGTTTACGAAGTGCATGGATGCTGCCCTGGCACCGTTGCGTCTCCAGGgcatccgtgtactgaattacctcgacgactggctcattctggcccagtccgaggctatggcagccagtcatcgagatgctgtgcttgcccacaTGAGGTCCTTAGGCCTCAGGCTGAACCCAGGAAAGTGTGTGCTTGCTCCctctcagagaaccacctttctgggggtagtttgggattccaccacgatgcgggcacatctgtctcccgctCGGGTGGCCTCCATCTTGgcagcagtgaaagctattcgGCTGGGCCGCGGCCTCTCTGTCGccgaggcacagagg ttctggctcaggggtgcgggcTTTCATCCTCGCAGACGTCCCCTCAGGGTTATACGGGTTACGCGCCGTGGGCTTCGTACCCTTCTTCTGTGGAAAAGACCCCGGTTCTTGGCCTTGGGTCCCATTCTAGGGGCGTGTCACCGTCGCAGGACTCTTTCGACGGACGCCTCGCTCTCGGGCTGGGGCGCGGCTTTAGATGGCCGCCCggcccagggtctatgggagggcccctgtctctcgtggcacataaattgcctggagatgagggctgtgtttctagcgttgaaacactttctcccacacctCAAGGGCTGCCATGTCCTGGTGCGGACAGACAGCACCGCGGTGGTGtcctatatcaatcatcagggcggtCTGCGTTCACGCCCCCTGTTCAGGTTGGCGcggcagattctgctctgggcagagaccaggtttcttTCGCTGAGAGCGGTTTTTATCCCAGGGCGTGTGAatcgggaggcagacttcctgtcgaggcaggtgctgaggcccggggagtgGCGGCTTCACCCCCATGTGGTGGAGCGAATCTGGCGGATTTTCGGCCGGGCGGAAGTGGATTTGTTCGCCTCCGAGGAGTCGACCCACTGTCCGCTGtggttctccctctctcatccgGCCCCGTTGGGCCTGGATGCCCTGGTATGGACGTGGCCGAGGCTCCGTCTGTACGCCTTTCccccggtagctctgctcccgcaagtcctagccagagtgcgccACGACCAggtcaaccttctcctagttgccCCTCGTTGGCCCTCTCGAGTATGGTTCACGGACCTAGTCTCCCTCCTGAACGGCACTCCATGGGAGGTTCCCGTCAGgagggatctcctctctcaggcgcaGGGGGCAATTCTTCACCCCCGccccgagatgtggaagctttgggtctggcccctgagggggaccagcTCCTAG